A portion of the Melanotaenia boesemani isolate fMelBoe1 chromosome 2, fMelBoe1.pri, whole genome shotgun sequence genome contains these proteins:
- the LOC121652876 gene encoding uncharacterized protein LOC121652876 isoform X1, producing MFLKGTVIVFGIILSCQGESIDCSLKTTSCHEMKTNDTYEFRFRCPQGSKIFISNNNETQIAHAVPSKLIFDYISEVVKMDEGSVTTKSCQNLTVKCIVDTPVKETCVYFAVTTEDLKAKNSDSSGFPSQRGLIVTAAVITVIGTVFMSGLYVWYRLRKRRNHTETFLGFITCILTCSCLATRKPSSHRENNTDQDNSLETVCSTDPEPDDTTPQPQSLNQELSSERIELTENGNTRGSNNSSPSNHRTINRNLRDEPGGINETTRSDFIGDMEAVDDQKIKDQETERRPLLSEQRAASQDFEMKGEAKALVNKGSFDPDQLSRCSIGPADVESTSNEE from the exons atgtttcttaaagGCACTGTAATTGTCTTTGGGATTATCTTATCATGTCAAGGGGAGTCTATTG ATTGCTCTCTAAAAACCACGAGCTGCCATGAAATGAAAACGAATGATACGTACGAGTTTAGATTTAGATGTCCTCAGGGAAGCAAGATTTTCATCAGCAATAATAATGAG aCCCAAATCGCCCATGCTGTTCCAAGCAAACTGATTTTTGACTACATCTCTGAAGTGGTGAAAATGGATGAAGGTTCAGTCACCACTAAAAGCTGCCAAAACCTCACAGTAAAGTGCATAGTTGATACCCCTGTAAAGGAGACCTGTGTGTATTTTGCAGTAACTACAG AAGATCTCAAAGCAAAAAATTCTGATTCCAGTGGTTTTCCATCACAAAGGGGCCTCATAG TGACAGCAGCTGTGATAACTGTCATCGGGACCGTGTTTATGTCTGGACTTTATGTCTGGTATCGCTTGCGGAA GAGGAGGAACcatacagaaacatttttaggATTTATTACATGCATATTGACCTGCTCCTGTCTGGCAACAAG GAAACCAAGTAGTCACCGTGAAAATAACACTGATCAAGATAACTCACTGGAAACTGTTTGCAG CACTGATCCTgaacctgatgacacaaccccTCAGCCTCAAAGTCTGAACCAAGAGTTGAGCTCTGAGAGAATTGAGCTGACTGAAAA TGGAAACACAAGAGGCTCTAACAATAGCAGTCCCTCCAATCACAGGACCATCAACAG AAACTTGAGGGATGAGCCAGGGGGAATCAATGAAACTACAAGAAGCGACTTCATAgg GGACATGGAAGCTGTCGATGATCAAAAGATCAAAGATCAGGAGACCGAAAGACGACCACTGCTGTCAGAGCAACG AGCTGCCAGCCAAGATTTTGAAATGAAGGGTGAAGCAAAAGCTTTGGTGAACAAGGGAAGCTTTGACCCAGACCAACTCAGCAGGTGTTCTATTGGACCA GCTGACGTGGAGTCAACATCTAATGAAGAATGA
- the LOC121652876 gene encoding uncharacterized protein LOC121652876 isoform X2 produces MFLKGTVIVFGIILSCQGESIDCSLKTTSCHEMKTNDTYEFRFRCPQGSKIFISNNNETQIAHAVPSKLIFDYISEVVKMDEGSVTTKSCQNLTVKCIVDTPVKETCVYFAVTTEDLKAKNSDSSGFPSQRGLIAAVITVIGTVFMSGLYVWYRLRKRRNHTETFLGFITCILTCSCLATRKPSSHRENNTDQDNSLETVCSTDPEPDDTTPQPQSLNQELSSERIELTENGNTRGSNNSSPSNHRTINRNLRDEPGGINETTRSDFIGDMEAVDDQKIKDQETERRPLLSEQRAASQDFEMKGEAKALVNKGSFDPDQLSRCSIGPADVESTSNEE; encoded by the exons atgtttcttaaagGCACTGTAATTGTCTTTGGGATTATCTTATCATGTCAAGGGGAGTCTATTG ATTGCTCTCTAAAAACCACGAGCTGCCATGAAATGAAAACGAATGATACGTACGAGTTTAGATTTAGATGTCCTCAGGGAAGCAAGATTTTCATCAGCAATAATAATGAG aCCCAAATCGCCCATGCTGTTCCAAGCAAACTGATTTTTGACTACATCTCTGAAGTGGTGAAAATGGATGAAGGTTCAGTCACCACTAAAAGCTGCCAAAACCTCACAGTAAAGTGCATAGTTGATACCCCTGTAAAGGAGACCTGTGTGTATTTTGCAGTAACTACAG AAGATCTCAAAGCAAAAAATTCTGATTCCAGTGGTTTTCCATCACAAAGGGGCCTCATAG CAGCTGTGATAACTGTCATCGGGACCGTGTTTATGTCTGGACTTTATGTCTGGTATCGCTTGCGGAA GAGGAGGAACcatacagaaacatttttaggATTTATTACATGCATATTGACCTGCTCCTGTCTGGCAACAAG GAAACCAAGTAGTCACCGTGAAAATAACACTGATCAAGATAACTCACTGGAAACTGTTTGCAG CACTGATCCTgaacctgatgacacaaccccTCAGCCTCAAAGTCTGAACCAAGAGTTGAGCTCTGAGAGAATTGAGCTGACTGAAAA TGGAAACACAAGAGGCTCTAACAATAGCAGTCCCTCCAATCACAGGACCATCAACAG AAACTTGAGGGATGAGCCAGGGGGAATCAATGAAACTACAAGAAGCGACTTCATAgg GGACATGGAAGCTGTCGATGATCAAAAGATCAAAGATCAGGAGACCGAAAGACGACCACTGCTGTCAGAGCAACG AGCTGCCAGCCAAGATTTTGAAATGAAGGGTGAAGCAAAAGCTTTGGTGAACAAGGGAAGCTTTGACCCAGACCAACTCAGCAGGTGTTCTATTGGACCA GCTGACGTGGAGTCAACATCTAATGAAGAATGA
- the LOC121652876 gene encoding uncharacterized protein LOC121652876 isoform X4, with the protein MFLKGTVIVFGIILSCQGESIDCSLKTTSCHEMKTNDTYEFRFRCPQGSKIFISNNNETQIAHAVPSKLIFDYISEVVKMDEGSVTTKSCQNLTVKCIVDTPVKETCVYFAVTTEDLKAKNSDSSGFPSQRGLIVTAAVITVIGTVFMSGLYVWYRLRKRRNHTETFLGFITCILTCSCLATSTDPEPDDTTPQPQSLNQELSSERIELTENGNTRGSNNSSPSNHRTINRNLRDEPGGINETTRSDFIGDMEAVDDQKIKDQETERRPLLSEQRAASQDFEMKGEAKALVNKGSFDPDQLSRCSIGPADVESTSNEE; encoded by the exons atgtttcttaaagGCACTGTAATTGTCTTTGGGATTATCTTATCATGTCAAGGGGAGTCTATTG ATTGCTCTCTAAAAACCACGAGCTGCCATGAAATGAAAACGAATGATACGTACGAGTTTAGATTTAGATGTCCTCAGGGAAGCAAGATTTTCATCAGCAATAATAATGAG aCCCAAATCGCCCATGCTGTTCCAAGCAAACTGATTTTTGACTACATCTCTGAAGTGGTGAAAATGGATGAAGGTTCAGTCACCACTAAAAGCTGCCAAAACCTCACAGTAAAGTGCATAGTTGATACCCCTGTAAAGGAGACCTGTGTGTATTTTGCAGTAACTACAG AAGATCTCAAAGCAAAAAATTCTGATTCCAGTGGTTTTCCATCACAAAGGGGCCTCATAG TGACAGCAGCTGTGATAACTGTCATCGGGACCGTGTTTATGTCTGGACTTTATGTCTGGTATCGCTTGCGGAA GAGGAGGAACcatacagaaacatttttaggATTTATTACATGCATATTGACCTGCTCCTGTCTGGCAACAAG CACTGATCCTgaacctgatgacacaaccccTCAGCCTCAAAGTCTGAACCAAGAGTTGAGCTCTGAGAGAATTGAGCTGACTGAAAA TGGAAACACAAGAGGCTCTAACAATAGCAGTCCCTCCAATCACAGGACCATCAACAG AAACTTGAGGGATGAGCCAGGGGGAATCAATGAAACTACAAGAAGCGACTTCATAgg GGACATGGAAGCTGTCGATGATCAAAAGATCAAAGATCAGGAGACCGAAAGACGACCACTGCTGTCAGAGCAACG AGCTGCCAGCCAAGATTTTGAAATGAAGGGTGAAGCAAAAGCTTTGGTGAACAAGGGAAGCTTTGACCCAGACCAACTCAGCAGGTGTTCTATTGGACCA GCTGACGTGGAGTCAACATCTAATGAAGAATGA
- the LOC121652876 gene encoding uncharacterized protein LOC121652876 isoform X3, with the protein MFLKGTVIVFGIILSCQGESIDCSLKTTSCHEMKTNDTYEFRFRCPQGSKIFISNNNETQIAHAVPSKLIFDYISEVVKMDEGSVTTKSCQNLTVKCIVDTPVKETCVYFAVTTEDLKAKNSDSSGFPSQRGLIAVITVIGTVFMSGLYVWYRLRKRRNHTETFLGFITCILTCSCLATRKPSSHRENNTDQDNSLETVCSTDPEPDDTTPQPQSLNQELSSERIELTENGNTRGSNNSSPSNHRTINRNLRDEPGGINETTRSDFIGDMEAVDDQKIKDQETERRPLLSEQRAASQDFEMKGEAKALVNKGSFDPDQLSRCSIGPADVESTSNEE; encoded by the exons atgtttcttaaagGCACTGTAATTGTCTTTGGGATTATCTTATCATGTCAAGGGGAGTCTATTG ATTGCTCTCTAAAAACCACGAGCTGCCATGAAATGAAAACGAATGATACGTACGAGTTTAGATTTAGATGTCCTCAGGGAAGCAAGATTTTCATCAGCAATAATAATGAG aCCCAAATCGCCCATGCTGTTCCAAGCAAACTGATTTTTGACTACATCTCTGAAGTGGTGAAAATGGATGAAGGTTCAGTCACCACTAAAAGCTGCCAAAACCTCACAGTAAAGTGCATAGTTGATACCCCTGTAAAGGAGACCTGTGTGTATTTTGCAGTAACTACAG AAGATCTCAAAGCAAAAAATTCTGATTCCAGTGGTTTTCCATCACAAAGGGGCCTCATAG CTGTGATAACTGTCATCGGGACCGTGTTTATGTCTGGACTTTATGTCTGGTATCGCTTGCGGAA GAGGAGGAACcatacagaaacatttttaggATTTATTACATGCATATTGACCTGCTCCTGTCTGGCAACAAG GAAACCAAGTAGTCACCGTGAAAATAACACTGATCAAGATAACTCACTGGAAACTGTTTGCAG CACTGATCCTgaacctgatgacacaaccccTCAGCCTCAAAGTCTGAACCAAGAGTTGAGCTCTGAGAGAATTGAGCTGACTGAAAA TGGAAACACAAGAGGCTCTAACAATAGCAGTCCCTCCAATCACAGGACCATCAACAG AAACTTGAGGGATGAGCCAGGGGGAATCAATGAAACTACAAGAAGCGACTTCATAgg GGACATGGAAGCTGTCGATGATCAAAAGATCAAAGATCAGGAGACCGAAAGACGACCACTGCTGTCAGAGCAACG AGCTGCCAGCCAAGATTTTGAAATGAAGGGTGAAGCAAAAGCTTTGGTGAACAAGGGAAGCTTTGACCCAGACCAACTCAGCAGGTGTTCTATTGGACCA GCTGACGTGGAGTCAACATCTAATGAAGAATGA
- the LOC121652876 gene encoding uncharacterized protein LOC121652876 isoform X5, with translation MKTNDTYEFRFRCPQGSKIFISNNNETQIAHAVPSKLIFDYISEVVKMDEGSVTTKSCQNLTVKCIVDTPVKETCVYFAVTTEDLKAKNSDSSGFPSQRGLIVTAAVITVIGTVFMSGLYVWYRLRKRRNHTETFLGFITCILTCSCLATRKPSSHRENNTDQDNSLETVCSTDPEPDDTTPQPQSLNQELSSERIELTENGNTRGSNNSSPSNHRTINRNLRDEPGGINETTRSDFIGDMEAVDDQKIKDQETERRPLLSEQRAASQDFEMKGEAKALVNKGSFDPDQLSRCSIGPADVESTSNEE, from the exons ATGAAAACGAATGATACGTACGAGTTTAGATTTAGATGTCCTCAGGGAAGCAAGATTTTCATCAGCAATAATAATGAG aCCCAAATCGCCCATGCTGTTCCAAGCAAACTGATTTTTGACTACATCTCTGAAGTGGTGAAAATGGATGAAGGTTCAGTCACCACTAAAAGCTGCCAAAACCTCACAGTAAAGTGCATAGTTGATACCCCTGTAAAGGAGACCTGTGTGTATTTTGCAGTAACTACAG AAGATCTCAAAGCAAAAAATTCTGATTCCAGTGGTTTTCCATCACAAAGGGGCCTCATAG TGACAGCAGCTGTGATAACTGTCATCGGGACCGTGTTTATGTCTGGACTTTATGTCTGGTATCGCTTGCGGAA GAGGAGGAACcatacagaaacatttttaggATTTATTACATGCATATTGACCTGCTCCTGTCTGGCAACAAG GAAACCAAGTAGTCACCGTGAAAATAACACTGATCAAGATAACTCACTGGAAACTGTTTGCAG CACTGATCCTgaacctgatgacacaaccccTCAGCCTCAAAGTCTGAACCAAGAGTTGAGCTCTGAGAGAATTGAGCTGACTGAAAA TGGAAACACAAGAGGCTCTAACAATAGCAGTCCCTCCAATCACAGGACCATCAACAG AAACTTGAGGGATGAGCCAGGGGGAATCAATGAAACTACAAGAAGCGACTTCATAgg GGACATGGAAGCTGTCGATGATCAAAAGATCAAAGATCAGGAGACCGAAAGACGACCACTGCTGTCAGAGCAACG AGCTGCCAGCCAAGATTTTGAAATGAAGGGTGAAGCAAAAGCTTTGGTGAACAAGGGAAGCTTTGACCCAGACCAACTCAGCAGGTGTTCTATTGGACCA GCTGACGTGGAGTCAACATCTAATGAAGAATGA